The following are encoded together in the Drosophila takahashii strain IR98-3 E-12201 chromosome X, DtakHiC1v2, whole genome shotgun sequence genome:
- the rtv gene encoding UPAR/Ly6 domain-containing protein rtv: MQSTSLFLAVIFLISFVQIDGLLRRCYQCRSRGDLGSCKDPFAFNATDVEQEPGVAAIPCASGWCGKVIEGGGTYAIDDYDLAIQRMCVQRGPDDNMDRCADTIYNYKKVYMCFCQGDLCNGTSSWSSAPPMILLLMLPLIGGLIKCFRA; encoded by the exons ATGCAATCCACTAGCCTTTTTCTGGCTGTGATTTTCCTTATAAGTTTTGTCCAAATCGATG GCCTCCTGCGTCGCTGCTACCAGTGCCGATCCCGCGGGGATCTGGGCAGCTGCAAGGACCCGTTCGCCTTCAACGCGACGGACGTGGAGCAGGAGCCCGGGGTGGCGGCCATTCCCTGCGCCAGCGGCTGGTGCGGCAAGGTGATCGAGGGCGGCGGCACCTATGCCATCGACGACTACGACCTGGCCATCCAGCGGATGTGCGTGCAGCGCGGTCCGGACGACAACATGGACCGCTGCGCGGACACCATCTACAACTACAAGAAGGTGTACATGTGCTTCTGCCAGGGCGACCTGTGCAACGGAACGAGCAGCTGGTCCAGTGCGCCTCCGATGATCCTCCTCCTAATGCTGCCTTTAATCGGCGGATTGATTAAGTGTTTCCGAGCCTAG
- the LOC108068632 gene encoding armadillo repeat-containing protein 2 codes for MSLLLRRRSRSETRPQEIPAEKAKQPEAERQQAKQHQVRHHYPHASEQNLNKLGLVSSSSGSTGGMGRRKTSAELISEAKLFLGESVGAAPMMATGGARLVSTRRPITPRESGRVLYGKVALAGRPPSAFSMRYLQNEKPSTPRQLPALSGSGPAAPMPTRNGALLCQSSTETLIELLKQHRGLKDCSDETVQHINAILQELYTRVRKQERSFKRGFILGGLYGLVECSSPRVLLAVARVVLALRVTGSNLTGACKLIFKVARHEQHDALFHEHDVLELLIDGLGHASPLDEPEACIYAYGCIRFLTASSAQERDDALNRNWIGLEGTGELSIPALSAISSALSPRKLTGQQTLVSRLARHGAVELMILHLQMLNEAGATKRLQGPPLHTLYQLSAAMRALADVSQQQQQQQSLQLQLQLACPHLIRAAEVSMGELEVQANVVRTLSVLSEDSDCCETLHNYAARIGLLLGPSCAGGGQCGERLLAVLSRLGYMLGNILAKHESARIQYFHNDVAMEYLLNVLEQLNERSPVSVALLDAQIKLIRVVANMSVNPEVGAGLGNVRSLGAVLLQLLSKTSAELAKKKTAEQQELLHATLGALHNLCFYQDKQAVVHPLAEGSLQSLIDDLSASLASVLSNCAASVTKVELSRVLGNLTRNERARRCFCAAGGLPLMVQQLTKQASGQDYELRTCAIGVLVNLLGDGEQRGPFLQLRGAELLSLLLRGALEQEDWFLANIVCQALWNLLIDGQCAANLCQSGNILDEVSDLLADYLDEERLLPGDNDNEEDDPEREQENVEATETETDPDPDPEAHDALWEDFALVATDLLERIQNNFDRQQQSQTLVVDNEDDNDVFIEEM; via the exons ATGAGTTTGCTTTTGAGGCGACGTTCACGCAGCGAGACGCGTCCTCAGGAGATTCCCGCGGAGAAGGCCAAGCAGCCGGAGGCGGAGAGACAGCAGGCGAAGCAGCACCAAGTGCGCCATCATTATCCGCATGCCAGTGAGCAGAATCTGAACAAATTGGGCCTGGTTTCTAGTTCTAGTGGCTCCACTGGCGGAATGGGCAGGCGCAAGACATCGGCAGAGCTGATAAGCGAGGCCAAGCTGTTCCTGGGCGAATCCGTGGGCGCCGCTCCCATGATGGCCACCGGTGGAGCTCGTTTGGTCAGCACCCGTCGACCCATTACGCCCCGCGAATCCGGCAGGGTTTTGTACGGCAAAGTGGCCCTCGCAGGACGCCCACCGAGCGCTTTCTC CATGCGGTATCTGCAGAACGAGAAACCATCCACGCCCCGCCAGCTGCCGGCTTTGTCTGGCTCCGGACCCGCCGCACCCATGCCCACCAGGAACGGAGCTCTGCTCTGCCAGTCCAGCACTGAGACCCTGATTGAGCTGCTCAAGCAGCATCGTGGCCTAAAGGATTGCAGCGATGAGACAGTGCAGCACATAAATGCG ATCCTCCAGGAGCTCTACACGCGCGTGAGAAAGCAGGAGCGCAGCTTCAAGCGTGGCTTCATCCTGGGCGGACTCTATGGTTTGGTGGAATGCAGTTCGCCACGTGTTCTCTTGGCCGTGGCTCGTGTGGTCTTGGCC ctCCGAGTCACGGGCAGCAACCTCACAGGTGCCTGCAAGCTGATCTTCAAGGTGGCCAGGCACGAGCAGCATGATGCTCTGTTCCACGAACACGACGTCCTCGAGCTGCTCATCGATGGCCTGGGACACGCGTCGCCCTTGGACGAGCCGGAGGCCTGCATTTATGCCTACGGCTGCATACGCTTCCTGACCGCCAGCAGTGCCCAGGAGCGCGACGATGCCCTCAACCGCAATTGGATTGGTCTGGAGGGCACTGGCGAGCTGTCTATTCCCGCCCTATCGGCCATTTCGTCGGCGCTTTCCCCGCGGAAACTGACGGGCCAGCAGACGTTGGTTTCCCGCCTGGCTCGCCACGGCGCCGTGGAGCTGATGATCCTGCACCTGCAGATGCTGAACGAGGCGGGGGCCACCAAGAGGCTCCAGGGGCCGCCGCTTCACACGCTCTATCAACTGTCGGCCGCCATGAGAGCTTTGGCGGATGTttcccaacagcagcagcagcagcagagcctGCAGCTCCAGTTGCAGCTGGCCTGTCCGCATCTCATCCGGGCGGCCGAGGTCTCCATGGGCGAACTGGAGGTGCAGGCCAATGTGGTGCGCACGCTGAG CGTTCTTTCCGAGGACTCCGATTGCTGTGAGACGCTGCACAACTATGCGGCCAGGATTGGCCTGCTCCTGGGTCCTTCCTGCGCCGGCGGCGGGCAGTGCGGTGAGCGTCTCCTGGCGGTGCTCAGTCGCCTGGGCTATATGCTGGGCAATATACTGGCCAAACACGAATCGGCGCGCATTCAG TACTTTCACAACGATGTGGCCATGGAGTATCTGCTGAATGTCCTGGAGCAGCTCAACGAACGTTCGCCCGTTAGTGTGGCTCTCTTGGATGCCCAAATCAAGTTGATACGCGTGGTGGCCAATATGAGTGTGAATCCCGAGGTGGGCGCCGGTTTGGGCAATGTCCGTTCCCTGGGCGCCGTTCTCCTGCAGCTGCTGAGCAAAACCAGCGCAGAGTTGGCCAAGAAGAAG ACGGCGGAACAACAGGAGCTGCTGCACGCCACCTTGGGAGCCCTGCACAATCTGTGTTTCTATCAGGACAAACAGGCAGTGGTGCATCCTTTGGCCGAGGGATCCCTTCAGAGCCTCATTGACGACCTGTCCGCTTCGTTGGCCAGTGTTTTAAGCAACTGTGCGGCGTCAGTGACCAAAGTGGAGTTGTCCCGCGTGCTGGGCAATCTGACGAGGAACGAGCGAGCTCGTCGCTGCTTCTGTGCCGCCGGAGGATTGCCGCTGATGGTGCAGCAACTGACGAAGCAGGCGTCTGGCCAGGATTACGAGCTGCGCACCTGTGCCATTGGGGTCCTGGTCAATCTGCTGGGCGATGGTGAGCAGCGAGGTCCTTTTCTGCAGCTCCGAGGGGCGGAACTGCTGTCCCTGCTGCTGCGCGGAGCCCTGGAGCAGGAGGATTGGTTCCTGGCCAATATCGTTTGCCAGGCCCTCTGGAATCTCCTCATCGACGGCCAGTGTGCGGCCAATCTCTGCCAGAGCGGCAATATCCTCGATGAAGTGAGCGATTTGCTGGCCGATTATCTCGATGAGGAGCGATTACTGCCCGGCGATAACGATAACGAAGAGGACGATCCGGAGAGGGAACAGGAGAATGTGGAGGcgacggaaacggaaacagaTCCAGATCCAGATCCTGAGGCCCACGATGCTTTGTGGGAGGATTTCGCCCTGGTGGCCACCGATTTGCTGGAACGCATCCAAAACAACTTTGATAGACAGCAGCAATCGCAGACATTGGTTGTCGATAACGAAGACGATAACGACGTATTCATCGAGGAAATGTAG
- the Lint-1 gene encoding uncharacterized protein Lint-1 has translation MSATGTHKEYAKFKYYMEKCYVLPLELKNDIIYCQRAMRDFLKVHGLVSDVFKEQADADPVQMRRILDELEEEVYEINAEQQFLLLRLNDDLEGFCLKLKENNIATQPDLANEFVSGQIVPLIADPNYKICPQSVMSRDNEEMLIRKHFLLSQDDEAGVPPLKLSDLDENIPLMLAPPVRGLGQQIAAVHPQVKWPLKSEEPLQSQLEMMKRSLDAQAMPPKRKNITCSSPPPLAPITQTQTQTVVAAAPPQPANPPPDFEVVAQSRKNLHQALKRARKTKQQPRLCDEEEDLEISGLENSRKSKCSEGRKTPPPPPPLEPTNAAALNKGPSEKKNSSQKTRNTRRKSSPTPPSNSQPQPQPAGSPGSGGSSDDSSAELQQEQQRLCASAAQWRDEPRESRILPAEYGQETFLGLFGLYTPEVLKKLNQRHSKRKRRTVQNASGVDFHYGQQLNAMDTLVLGVRGHKKAKDKPEFLLSPKEKRLQANSKRAYTRKSKSPDKITDKGAGSAASPCQHGEGGASKCRKCRECRECKRRVEPEAMYCHFCSGLYHLDCHEATKNRQQMQLQNSRCPPCLREQMDK, from the exons ATGAGCGCAACTGGGACGCACAAGGAGTACGCCAAGTTCAAGTACTACATGGAGAAGTGCTACGTGCTGCCGCTGGAGCTCAAGAACGACATTATCTACTGCCAGCGTGCGATGCGCGACTTCCTCAAGGTCCACGGC tTGGTCTCGGACGTCTTCAAGGAGCAGGCGGATGCG GATCCCGTGCAGATGCGCCGCATCCTGGAcgagctggaggaggaggtgtaCGAGATCAACGCCGAGCAGCAGTTCCTGCTGCTGCGCCTGAACGACGACCTGGAGGGCTTCTGCCTGAAGCTGAAGGAGAACAACATCGCCACGCAGCCGGACCTGGCCAACGAGTTCGTCTCCGGCCAGATAGTGCCCCTGATCGCGGACCCCAACTACAAGATCTGTCCGCAGTCGGTGATGAGTCGCGACAACGAGGAGATGCTCATCCGCAAGCACTTCCTGCTGAGCCAGGACGACGAGGCGGGCGTGCCGCCGCTGAAGCTGAGCGACCTGGACGAGAACATCCCGCTGATGCTGGCTCCGCCGGTCAGGGGACTGGGTCAGCAGATCGCAGCCGTGCATCCGCAGGTCAAGTGGCCGCTTAAATCCGAGGAGCCACTGCAGTCGCAGCTGGAGATGATGAAGCGCTCGCTGGATGCCCAAGCGATGCCGCCCAAGCGCAAGAACATCACCTGCAgttcgccgccgccgctggcgCCCATAacgcaaacccaaacccaaacggtGGTGGCCGCCGCACCGCCGCAACCAGCGAATCCGCCGCCAGACTTTGAGGTGGTGGCCCAGAGCAGGAAGAACCTGCATCAGGCGCTGAAGCGGGCCCGCAAGACGAAGCAGCAGCCGCGCCTGtgcgacgaggaggaggatttGGAGATCAGCGGTCTGGAGAACAGCCGCAAGAGCAAGTGCAGCGAGGGCAGGAAGactccgccgccgccaccgccgctgGAGCCAACGAATGCTGCCGCCTTGAACAAGGGGCCGTCGGAGAAGAAGAACAGTTCGCAGAAGACCAGAAACACGCGCCGGAAGTCCTCGCCGACGCCCCCATCGAATTCCCAGCCGCAGCCGCAGCCAGCGGGTTCGCCAGGTTCCGGCGGCAGCTCAGATGATTCCAGCGCGGagctgcagcaggagcagcagcggcTCTGCGCATCCGCCGCCCAGTGGCGCGACGAGCCGCGCGAGAGCCGCATCCTGCCGGCGGAGTACGGCCAGGAGACCTTCCTCGGCCTCTTCGGCCTCTACACGCCCGAGGTGCTCAAGAAGCTCAACCAGCGGCATTCGAAGCGCAAGCGGCGCACCGTCCAGAATGCCAGCGGCGTGGACTTTCACTACGGCCAGCAGCTGAATGCCATGGACACGCTGGTCCTCGGCGTTCGCGGGCACAAGAAGGCCAAGGACAAGCCCGAGTTCCTGCTGTCGCCCAAGGAGAAGCGGCTGCAGGCCAACTCGAAGAGGGCCTACACGCGCAAGAGCAAATCGCCGGACAAGATTACGGATAAGGGTGCTGGATCTGCAGCTTCACCCTGCCAGCATGGCGAGGGCGGCGCCTCAAAGTGCCGAAAGTGCCGCGAGTGCAGGGAATGCAAACGCCGCGTGG AGCCCGAAGCGATGTACTGCCATTTCTGCAGTGGCCTCTACCACCTCGACTGCCACGAGGCCACCAAAAACCGCCAGCAAATGCAGCTCCAGAACTCCCGCTGCCCGCCGTGTTTGCGCGAGCAAATGGATAAGTAG